From a single Lolium rigidum isolate FL_2022 chromosome 7, APGP_CSIRO_Lrig_0.1, whole genome shotgun sequence genomic region:
- the LOC124676366 gene encoding anthocyanin regulatory R-S protein-like: MALSAPLNQEEPTLPSPGKRFSNQLAAAVRSINWTYAIFWSLSTSRPGALTWKDGFYNGEIKTRKITNSTDLTADQLVLERSEQLRELYESLLSGECDHRAKRPAASLSPEDLGDAEWYYTVCMTYAFRPGQGLPGKSFASNEPIWLCNAHFADTKIFQRALLAKTASIQTVACIPFMGGVLELGTAHQVSEDTDMVNRIRTSFWELQFPTCSGVEEPSSSPSENETVDADFVFEDLDHNAAEATATISGEIECLSDGNLERITNEIDEFYGLCEELDLRALEDNWIMDGSFEGMSSPDAGGIIDDVATLTSSVESSRPSCFTAWKTSPQDVAATAAGESQKLLKKAVAGGAWKTAQGSNVKGHVMSERRRREKLNEMFLILKSLVPSIHKVDKASILAETIAYLKELEQRVEELESSRAPPRPIAEAAGRRRHDVAGKKASVGSKRKALDLSDGNHEKEHLSKDDAPNNVVNVTVMDKEVLLEVQCPWKELLMTRVFDALKTLGLDVLSVQSSTPDGLLALKIRAQHAGSAAMPPGMVSEELQKAIGKR; the protein is encoded by the exons ATGGCACTATCAGCTCCTCTGAACCAGGAAGAGCCCACTCTGCCATCGCCGGGGAAGCGATTCAGCAACCAGCTCGCTGCTGCCGTGAGGAGCATCAACTGGACTTACGCCATATTCTGGTCCTTGTCTACCAGCCGCCCAGG AGCTTTGACGTGGAAGGACGGGTTCTACAACGGCGAGATAAAGACGAGGAAAATCACCAACTCGACGGACCTTACCGCCGACCAGCTCGTCCTGGAGAGGAGCGAGCAGCTGAGGGAGCTTTACGAGTCGCTACTCTCCGGCGAGTGCGACCACCGGGCGAAACGTCCCGCCGCCTCGCTTTCGCCGGAGGATCTCGGCGACGCCGAGTGGTACTACACGGTCTGCATGACCTACGCCTTCCGGCCTGGCCAAGG GTTGCCTGGCAAAAGCTTTGCGAGCAATGAACCTATTTGGCTCTGCAACGCTCACTTCGCGGACACCAAAATCTTCCAACGCGCGCTCTTAGCAAAG ACTGCGTCTATTCAG ACAGTTGCTTGCATCCCATTCATGGGCGGTGTGCTTGAGCTAGGGACGGCTCATCAG GTATCGGAGGACACGGACATGGTGAACCGGATCCGCACGTCTTTCTGGGAGCTACAGTTTCCGACATGCTCGGGGGTGGAGGAGCCGAGCTCCAGCCCATCAGAAAACGAAACCGTGGACGCCGACTTCGTGTTCGAGGACCTCGATCACAACGCCGCCGAGGCGACGGCGACGATCTCCGGGGAGATCGAGTGCCTGTCCGACGGCAACCTCGAGCGGATCACGAACGAGATCGACGAGTTCTACGGCCTGTGCGAGGAGCTGGACTTGCGCGCTCTGGAGGATAACTGGATCATGGACGGGTCCTTCGAGGGGATGTCTTCGCCGGACGCAGGCGGGATCATCGATGATGTTGCTACGTTAACTAGCTCCGTCGAATCCTCTCGCCCGTCATGCTTTACGGCCTGGAAGACGTCGCCGCAAGACGTGGCTGCCACGGCGGCCGGGGAGTCTCAGAAGTTGCTGAAGAAAGCCGTGGCCGGTGGTGCGTGGAAGACAGCTCAGGGAAGTAACGTCAAGGGTCATGTCATGTCGGAGAGAAGGCGCCGGGAGAAGCTCAACGAGATGTTCCTCATTCTCAAGTCATTGGTCCCGTCAATTCACAAG GTGGACAAAGCATCCATCCTAGCAGAGACGATAGCCTATCTCAAGGAGCTGGAGCAAAGGGTAGAAGAGCTTGAATCCAGCAGGGCACCGCCACGGCCGATCGCTGAAGCAGCAGGCCGGAGGCGCCATGACGTCGCCGGGAAGAAGGCCTCGGTCGGATCCAAGAGGAAGGCGTTGGACCTCAGTGATGGCAACCATGAGAAGGAGCACCTCTCCAAGGACGATGCTCCGAACAACGTCGTGAACGTCACCGTCATGGACAAGGAGGTGCTCCTGGAGGTGCAGTGCCCGTGGAAGGAGCTGCTGATGACAAGAGTATTCGACGCCTTGAAGACCCTCGGCCTGGACGTGCTCTCCGTCCAGTCGTCGACGCCGGACGGCCTGCTTGCTCTCAAGATACGGGCTCAG CACGCCGGTTCTGCCGCCATGCCACCTGGGATGGTCAGCGAAGAGCTTCAGAAAGCTATAGGCAAGCGCTGA
- the LOC124674946 gene encoding disease resistance protein RGA5-like: MMEAALLKVAEVPRDQLDNQVRIWAGRVRELSYEMEDTVDAFMIRLAESADGELPTMKNRVKKIMKKTTRLFRKGKDLHQISDAIEEAQDLAKQLGELRQRYGLEMHDLSAAAASVIDPRLMAMYKDVTELVGVDGTRDELVEMLIGCEDWKKQQLKVVSVVGFGGLGKTTLAKAVYEKIKVQFDCGAFVSVSQSPDLKRVFKDMIYELDKNKYGEIHRTARGEKQLLDELIEILKNKRYLIVIDDIWDEKVWGLINCAFSLNSLGSRLITTTRKVNVSEACTSSSTEDKIYKMKPLSDDDSQRLFYRRIFQGKTGCPHELEQVSRGILKKCGGVPLAIITIASLLASNQKIKTKDQWYVLLNSIGRGLVEGDSLEEMQRILSFSYYDLPPHLKICLLYLSIFPEDYEISRDRLIWMWIAEGFVQPNKQGTKMFELGEGYFNELVNRNMIQPVDINVEGRASACRVHDMVLDLICSLSTEENFVTILDGIQRSTPNSQSKIRRLSLQNGMEDTFVSQLATTSMTHLRSVTLFEPATNVMPSLSRFGVIRVLDLGDCKMSESWYKINLKYIGNLLHLRYLGLVQLSIKELPVEIGKLKYLQMLDLSGCSIDELPSSVILLKHLLVMRIGYDTKMPIGLGKLVSLQELAYLLVNSNNQNNAKELGHLTELRVLEILWGELDGSLEKVMVESLSNLRKLHTLRIGDYSSEDRMIMLDGWVPAPKLRRFTSEVMFSTLPKWINSSLLPLLSTLHIRVDELQMKDIQLIGRLPALLDLWLGAEGGVRIKVAPEESLVVTTDSFPCMKCCTFYSLQILPSMFPPGAMPMVQFIRFTVNAWNMGDAELDLDMENLPLLERVEVDLRHKGPSAAVEEAEAALRLAADVHPNRPTLLIHKFYFY; encoded by the exons ATGATGGAGGCGGCCCTCCTTAAGGTGGCTGAAGTGCCGCGAGATCAGCTGGATAATCAGGTACGGATCTGGGCAGGGAGAGTGCGGGAGTTATCGTACGAGATGGAGGACACCGTCGACGCGTTCATGATTCGCCTGGCGGAGTCCGCCGACGGTGAGCTCCCCACAATGAAGAACAGGGTCAAGAAGATTATGAAGAAAACAACGAGATTATTTAGAAAGGGCAAGGATCTCCATCAGATCTCTGATGCCATAGAAGAAGCCCAGGACCTTGCTAAGCAGCTGGGCGAGCTGCGCCAAAGGTACGGGCTTGAGATGCACGATCtcagtgctgctgctgctagcgtTATTGACCCTCGGCTGATGGCTATGTATAAGGATGTAACAGAGCTTGTCGGTGTTGATGGCACACGGGATGAACTCGTCGAGATGTTGATAGGCTGTGAGGACTGGAAAAAACAACAATTGAAGGTAGTCTCTGTTGTTGGATTTGGCGGATTGGGCAAAACAACTCTTGCCAAAGCAGTGTATGAGAAGATCAAAGTTCAATTTGATTGTGGGGCTTTTGTTTCAGTGTCTCAAAGTCCTGACTTAAAAAGAGTTTTTAAGGATATGATCTATGAACTTGACAAGAACAAGTATGGGGAAATTCATAGGACCGCAAGGGGCGAAAAGCAGCTCCTCGACGAACTCATCGAAATCCTCAAGAATAAGCG GTACCTTATTGTAATCGATGACATATGGGATGAAAAGGTGTGGGGACTTATCAACTGTGCTTTCTCTCTGAACAGCCTTGGTAGCCGGCTAATCACAACAACCCGCAAAGTTAATGTGTCAGAAGCATGTACCTCTTCCAGTACAGAAGATAAAATTTATAAAATGAAACCACTTTCTGATGATGATTCCCAAAGGCTGTTCTATAGAAGAATATTTCAGGGCAAGACGGGATGTCCTCATGAATTAGAGCAGGTATCCAGAGGTATCTTGAAGAAATGTGGTGGAGTGCCATTAGCCATCATTACTATAGCTAGTCTTTTGGCTAGTAACCAAAAGATTAAAACAAAGGACCAATGGTATGTTTTGCTCAATTCGATTGGCCGTGGGCTTGTTGAAGGTGATAGTCTAGAGGAGATGCAAAGAATACTGTCATTTAGCTACTATGATCTGCCTCCTCATCTGAAGATTTGTTTATTATATCTGAGTATATTCCCAGAAGACTATGAGATTTCCAGAGATCGGCTCATATGGATGTGGATAGCTGAAGGTTTCGTACAACCGAACAAACAAGGAACTAAGATGTTTGAGCTTGGGGAAGGCTACTTTAATGAGCTAGTAAACAGAAACATGATTCAGCCGGTAGACATTAACGTTGAAGGTAGAGCAAGTGCTTGTCGTGTTCATGACATGGTGCTCGATCTCATCTGCTCTTTGTCAACTGAAGAAAACTTTGTTACGATATTAGATGGTATTCAACGTAGCACACCTAATTCCCAAAGCAAGATTCGCAGGTTATCTCTCCAAAATGGCATGGAAGATACTTTTGTCTCTCAGCTGGCTACCACGAGCATGACACACTTGAGATCTGTTACTCTCTTTGAACCTGCTACTAATGTTATGCCATCTCTCTCACGCTTTGGAGTTATACGTGTGTTGGACTTAGGAGATTGTAAGATGTCAGAAAGTTGGTACAAGATTAACCTGAAGTATATTGGAAACCTACTACATCTGAGGTACCTAGGACTAGTTCAGTTATCAATTAAAGAGCTCCCGGTAGAAATTGGAAAGCTAAAATATTTGCAAATGCTGGACTTATCAGGATGTTCTATAGATGAGCTTCCGTCAAGTGTTATTCTGCTTAAGCATTTGTTGGTCATGCGTATCGGATACGACACAAAAATGCCAATTGGTTTGGGTAAATTGGTGTCCTTACAAGAGCTGGCCTATCTGCTGGTGAACAGTAATAATCAAAACAATGCTAAAGAGTTGGGCCATTTGACTGAACTTAGGGTACTCGAGATCTTGTGGGGAGAATTGGATGGGAGCCTAGAAAAAGTGATGGTGGAGTCCTTAAGCAATCTGCGCAAACTGCACACCCTAAGGATTGGTGATTATTCTAGTGAGGATAGGATGATCATGCTAGATGGCTGGGTTCCTGCTCCAAAGCTCCGTAGATTTACTTCAGAGGTTATGTTCTCAACACTGCCAAAATGGATTAACTCGTCATTGCTTCCACTCCTCTCAACTCTGCACATAAGGGTCGATGAATTGCAGATGAAGGACATTCAGTTGATCGGGAGGCTGCCAGCTCTTCTTGATCTCTGGCTGGGGGCAGAGGGAGGAGTACGCATTAAGGTTGCCCCGGAGGAAAGCTTGGTAGTTACCACAGACTCATTCCCATGTATGAAATGCTGCACATTCTACAGTCTTCAGATCCTGCCATCTATGTTCCCACCAGGAGCAATGCCAATGGTCCAATTCATTCGGTTCACTGTCAACGCATGGAACATGGGGGATGCTGAGTTGGACTTGGACATGGAGAACCTGCCTTTGCTTGAGCGAGTCGAGGTTGACCTAAGGCATAAAGGACCCAGCGCTGCAGTGGAGGAAGCGGAGGCTGCCCTGAGGCTCGCAGCGGACGTCCATCCCAACCGCCCTACCCTTCTCATCCACAAATTCTATTTTTATTGA